One window of the Roseovarius sp. THAF9 genome contains the following:
- a CDS encoding FixH family protein, with product MKRDFTIKGWHVFAGFAGAFSIIIAVNLILAFSAVKTFPGLETKNSYVASQSFDDRRDAQEALGWSVAATHKAGLLELKITDADGQPVEVAALDATVGRATHVQDDVTPEFRFDGEAYFATVPLGAGNWNIRMEARAEDGTVFQQRVVLIKESGA from the coding sequence ATGAAACGCGATTTCACGATCAAGGGATGGCACGTCTTTGCAGGTTTTGCCGGTGCGTTTTCGATCATCATCGCGGTGAACCTGATATTGGCGTTTTCGGCGGTGAAGACCTTTCCGGGGCTGGAGACGAAGAATTCTTACGTCGCCAGCCAGAGTTTCGATGACCGGCGCGACGCGCAGGAGGCGCTGGGTTGGAGCGTGGCGGCCACGCACAAGGCGGGTCTGCTGGAGTTGAAGATCACCGATGCGGACGGCCAGCCGGTGGAAGTGGCGGCGCTCGATGCCACGGTGGGGCGGGCGACCCATGTGCAGGATGACGTGACGCCCGAATTCCGGTTCGACGGCGAGGCGTATTTTGCCACGGTGCCGCTGGGTGCGGGCAACTGGAACATCCGCATGGAAGCGCGGGCCGAGGACGGCACGGTGTTTCAGCAGCGCGTGGTGCTGATCAAGGAGAGCGGTGCGTGA
- the ccoS gene encoding cbb3-type cytochrome oxidase assembly protein CcoS, producing MTILAYLIPISLILGGLGLAFFVWTVRSNQYDDPEGNAQRILSDTYDDKPKR from the coding sequence ATGACCATTCTGGCTTATCTGATACCGATCTCGCTGATCCTGGGGGGGCTGGGGCTGGCGTTTTTCGTGTGGACGGTGCGCAGCAACCAGTATGACGACCCAGAGGGCAATGCGCAGCGCATCCTGAGCGACACTTACGACGACAAGCCGAAGCGGTAG
- a CDS encoding TrkH family potassium uptake protein, giving the protein MYLLVIALGALLLWLPVSHQGKVGLGEAIFTATSAVTVTGLVVVDTGSDFTLLGQIIIACLMQFGGLGLMVFAVLILTAFGIPIGMPHKVMLREDLNQATISNLGRLVRIILYVALGCEAVGAVLLGFVFVPEMGWGAGLWHAIFHSISAFNNAGFALQPDSLSDWVGNPVVNLTVTVMFILGGLGFIVVGDIYQNRNWRKLSLHSKLMIAGTLWLIVIGVVCFALLEWDNPRTLGALESTGDKLWASWFQGVTPRTAGFNTIDTAAMGDGTTLLTIMLMIVGGGSTSTAGGIKVTSLIVMLLATAAFFQRRPALHVFGRSLELDQVLKVMALATISGLLMFASLFVLTATQNIAFRDLAFEVASAFGTVGLSHGATGELNWLGRTVIIAVMFLGRVGPLTLGFFLAAKSRPRVRYPSDKVFLG; this is encoded by the coding sequence ATGTATCTGCTTGTCATCGCTCTGGGCGCGTTGCTGTTGTGGCTGCCGGTGTCTCATCAAGGCAAGGTGGGCTTGGGCGAGGCGATCTTTACCGCGACCTCGGCGGTCACGGTGACGGGGTTGGTGGTGGTCGATACCGGATCGGATTTCACCCTGTTGGGGCAGATCATCATCGCCTGCCTGATGCAGTTCGGGGGCTTGGGGCTGATGGTGTTCGCGGTCCTTATCCTGACGGCGTTCGGCATTCCCATAGGGATGCCGCACAAGGTGATGCTGCGCGAGGACCTGAACCAGGCGACGATCAGCAACCTGGGCCGGCTGGTTCGGATCATCCTTTACGTGGCGCTGGGATGCGAGGCGGTGGGCGCGGTGCTGCTGGGTTTTGTCTTCGTGCCCGAGATGGGCTGGGGCGCGGGGCTGTGGCATGCGATTTTTCACAGCATCTCGGCCTTCAACAACGCAGGCTTTGCCCTGCAACCTGACAGCCTGTCGGACTGGGTCGGGAACCCGGTGGTCAACCTGACGGTGACGGTGATGTTCATCCTTGGCGGGCTCGGCTTTATCGTGGTGGGCGACATCTATCAGAATCGCAATTGGCGGAAGCTGTCGCTGCATTCCAAGCTGATGATCGCGGGGACGCTGTGGCTGATCGTGATCGGTGTGGTTTGTTTCGCATTGCTGGAATGGGACAACCCGCGCACCCTGGGCGCGCTGGAGAGCACGGGCGACAAGCTGTGGGCCAGCTGGTTCCAGGGGGTGACGCCGCGCACGGCGGGGTTCAACACGATAGACACCGCCGCGATGGGGGATGGGACGACCCTGCTGACCATCATGTTGATGATCGTTGGGGGCGGGTCGACCTCGACTGCCGGGGGCATCAAGGTGACATCGCTGATCGTGATGCTGCTGGCGACAGCGGCGTTTTTCCAAAGGCGGCCGGCGCTGCATGTCTTCGGGCGGAGCCTGGAACTGGACCAGGTGCTGAAGGTGATGGCGCTGGCAACGATCAGCGGGTTGTTGATGTTCGCGAGCCTGTTCGTGCTGACGGCGACGCAGAACATCGCGTTCCGGGACCTGGCGTTCGAGGTGGCCTCGGCCTTTGGCACGGTGGGGCTGTCGCACGGGGCGACGGGCGAGTTGAACTGGCTGGGGCGGACTGTGATCATCGCGGTGATGTTTTTGGGCCGGGTGGGGCCGCTGACGCTGGGTTTCTTCCTGGCGGCGAAGAGCCGGCCAAGGGTGCGGTATCCGAGCGACAAGG
- a CDS encoding LysR family transcriptional regulator — MTDWLNLPPLTALRAFAALAETGSAQAAGAALNVSHAAISQQVKALEGRMGVPLVDRSGRKLQLTTEGRELADALKTGFDTIARSVDALTGADADRAVQVSTTQLFATTWLMPRLIDFQTRHPGIDLMINPSAELHELTPGGYDVALRFGDGNWPGLEVEMLVPSDIVITAAPKLVGDCEITRPEHLLDYPWLEELGTSESTDWLRKHGVTEGRAKSVTQVPGNLMLEGARVGQGIISTAMSSVQAELDAGRLKLLFRDAGETGYHIVTRPGVLRPKARQFVTWLRRQKDAPCDEKG; from the coding sequence ATGACGGATTGGCTTAACCTCCCGCCCCTGACGGCCTTGCGCGCGTTCGCGGCCCTTGCCGAGACCGGCTCGGCGCAGGCAGCGGGCGCGGCGCTGAACGTCAGCCACGCGGCGATCAGCCAGCAGGTCAAGGCGCTGGAGGGCAGGATGGGCGTGCCGCTGGTGGACCGCAGCGGGCGCAAGTTGCAGCTGACCACCGAGGGCCGCGAACTGGCCGATGCGCTGAAGACCGGGTTCGACACCATCGCGCGCAGTGTCGATGCGCTGACCGGGGCGGATGCGGACCGGGCGGTGCAGGTGTCCACCACGCAGCTGTTCGCGACGACGTGGCTGATGCCGCGGCTGATAGATTTCCAGACGCGGCACCCCGGCATCGATTTGATGATCAACCCGTCGGCGGAGCTGCACGAGCTGACGCCGGGGGGCTATGACGTTGCGCTGCGCTTTGGCGACGGCAACTGGCCGGGGCTGGAGGTGGAAATGCTGGTGCCCTCGGATATCGTGATCACCGCCGCGCCCAAGCTGGTGGGCGACTGCGAGATCACCCGGCCCGAGCATTTGCTGGACTATCCGTGGTTGGAGGAGCTTGGCACGTCGGAATCCACCGACTGGCTGCGCAAGCACGGCGTCACCGAGGGCCGCGCCAAGAGCGTGACGCAGGTGCCCGGCAACCTGATGCTGGAAGGCGCCCGCGTGGGGCAGGGGATCATCAGCACCGCCATGTCCTCGGTCCAGGCGGAACTGGATGCGGGGCGGCTGAAGCTGCTCTTTCGGGATGCGGGTGAGACGGGGTATCATATCGTCACCCGGCCCGGTGTCTTGCGCCCGAAGGCGCGTCAATTCGTGACGTGGCTGCGCCGTCAGAAGGACGCGCCCTGCGACGAAAAGGGTTGA
- a CDS encoding heavy metal translocating P-type ATPase — protein MTVAMRHQAAMGCPACAAAPGADDVEVAPEAGQIALSLPTIHCAACISKIEDGLNAHPGVRSARVNLTLKRASIDAEAEVTPAEMVGLVEGLGYEAHELDPGTLNATATDKAGRDLLMRLAVAGFAAMNVMLLSVSVWSGADDATRDMFHWISAAIALPAVAFCGVPFYRNAWSALRQGRLNMDVPITLAVALAVVTSLWETALSGHHAYFDAAIALVFFLLAGRYLDHRTRAVARSAAEELTALEVPRAWRIEDGTEVERPIAELAVGDVLLVRAGGRVPVDGEIVEGTSELDRSLLTGETVPVFAGPGQAVSAGEVNLTGPLRIRASAVGAETSLHRMADLVAIAESGRSRYTSLADRAAKLYAPGVHILSALAFAGWFLYTFDMRTALNIAAAVLIITCPCALGLAVPAVTTAASGRLFRKGMLIKHETALERLAEVDTVVFDKTGTLTAGVPVLTNADVLDDAARGVALALARGSAHPLARAIAKALGEAEAKPADVTRIAEVPGYGVSGRVGDLDVRLGRAAWVGAEPCAETATYLKIGAAAPVALTFEDALRPGAEEAVAALLRAGKAVWLVSGDTEPAVKALAERLGIEAWNAGVLPEDKGRIVAELSDTGSRVLMVGDGLNDTAALAAAHVSISPASALDAARVASDVVLLGTDLSPLADALVVARKARRRITENFRLATLYNVIAVPLAVAGLATPLIAALAMSASSITVSLNALRLSGRRA, from the coding sequence GTGACCGTGGCGATGCGGCATCAGGCGGCGATGGGCTGCCCGGCTTGTGCGGCGGCCCCCGGTGCCGACGACGTGGAGGTCGCGCCGGAGGCAGGGCAGATCGCGCTGTCGCTGCCGACGATTCATTGCGCGGCGTGCATTTCCAAGATCGAGGACGGGCTGAACGCGCATCCCGGTGTGCGCTCGGCGCGGGTGAACCTGACGCTGAAACGGGCGAGCATCGACGCTGAGGCCGAGGTGACGCCCGCCGAGATGGTGGGGCTGGTCGAAGGGCTGGGATACGAGGCGCATGAGCTGGACCCCGGTACGCTGAACGCCACGGCGACGGACAAGGCCGGGCGCGACTTGCTGATGCGGCTGGCGGTTGCGGGCTTTGCCGCGATGAACGTGATGCTGCTGTCGGTGTCGGTCTGGTCCGGCGCCGATGACGCGACGCGGGATATGTTTCACTGGATTTCGGCGGCGATTGCCTTGCCCGCCGTGGCGTTCTGCGGCGTGCCGTTCTATCGCAACGCGTGGAGTGCGCTGCGGCAGGGGCGGCTGAACATGGACGTGCCGATCACGCTGGCCGTGGCGCTGGCGGTGGTGACGTCGCTTTGGGAAACGGCGCTGTCGGGGCATCACGCCTATTTCGACGCGGCGATTGCGCTTGTCTTCTTCCTGTTGGCGGGGCGGTACCTGGATCACCGGACGCGCGCCGTGGCGCGGTCGGCGGCCGAGGAGTTAACGGCGCTGGAAGTGCCGCGCGCGTGGCGGATCGAGGACGGTACGGAGGTCGAACGCCCCATCGCGGAACTGGCGGTTGGCGACGTGCTGCTGGTGCGGGCCGGGGGGCGCGTGCCGGTGGATGGCGAGATCGTCGAAGGCACGTCCGAGCTGGACCGGTCGCTGTTGACGGGCGAGACCGTGCCGGTTTTCGCCGGGCCGGGGCAGGCGGTGTCGGCGGGCGAAGTGAACCTGACCGGGCCGCTGCGGATCCGCGCGAGCGCGGTGGGGGCGGAGACGTCGCTGCACCGGATGGCGGATCTGGTGGCCATCGCGGAGTCGGGGCGGTCGCGCTATACCTCGTTGGCGGATCGGGCGGCGAAGCTTTATGCGCCGGGGGTGCATATCCTGTCCGCCTTGGCCTTTGCGGGCTGGTTTCTTTACACGTTCGACATGCGCACGGCGCTCAATATCGCGGCGGCGGTGCTGATCATCACCTGCCCCTGTGCCCTGGGTCTTGCGGTGCCTGCGGTCACGACGGCGGCGTCGGGGCGGCTGTTTCGCAAGGGGATGTTGATCAAGCACGAGACCGCGCTGGAGCGGTTGGCGGAGGTCGATACCGTGGTGTTCGACAAGACCGGGACGCTGACCGCCGGGGTACCGGTGCTGACCAACGCGGACGTTCTGGACGATGCGGCGCGGGGGGTAGCGCTGGCGCTGGCGCGGGGTTCGGCGCATCCGCTGGCGCGGGCGATTGCCAAGGCGCTGGGTGAGGCGGAGGCGAAGCCTGCGGACGTGACAAGGATTGCCGAGGTGCCGGGCTATGGCGTGTCGGGGCGCGTGGGCGACCTGGACGTGCGGCTGGGCCGGGCGGCCTGGGTCGGGGCGGAGCCGTGTGCCGAGACGGCGACCTATCTGAAGATCGGGGCGGCGGCGCCAGTGGCGCTGACGTTCGAGGATGCGTTGCGGCCGGGCGCGGAGGAGGCCGTGGCGGCGTTGTTGCGCGCGGGCAAGGCCGTTTGGCTGGTGTCGGGCGACACGGAGCCGGCGGTGAAGGCGCTGGCGGAGCGGTTGGGGATTGAGGCGTGGAACGCGGGCGTGCTGCCCGAGGACAAGGGGCGGATCGTGGCGGAATTGTCCGACACGGGCAGCCGCGTTCTGATGGTGGGCGACGGGCTGAATGACACCGCGGCGCTGGCGGCGGCGCATGTGTCGATCTCGCCCGCCTCGGCATTGGATGCCGCGCGGGTGGCGAGCGACGTGGTGCTGCTCGGTACGGACCTGAGCCCGCTGGCCGACGCGTTGGTCGTGGCGCGGAAGGCGCGGCGGCGGATCACCGAGAATTTCCGGTTGGCGACGCTTTATAACGTCATCGCGGTGCCGCTGGCGGTCGCGGGGCTGGCCACGCCGTTGATCGCGGCCTTGGCGATGTCGGCGAGTTCGATTACCGTGTCGCTGAACGCGCTAAGGCTGTCGGGGAGGCGGGCATGA
- a CDS encoding D-alanyl-D-alanine carboxypeptidase family protein — protein sequence MRTRSRQPIRWGLVALATIWMMVIVPLSAVAAPYAALVMDARSGEVLHSRNADTRLHPASLTKMMTLYVVFEAVENGEITLDTPVRISKHAASEPPSKLGLRSGSTIKLRYLIRAAAVKSANDAATALGEAIEGSEAAFARRMNRTAKSLGMTRTTFKNAHGLTEKGHLSTARDMTLLGRHLFYDYPEYYNLFSRVTANAGIKKVYHTNRRLLRDYSGADGIKTGYTRAAGFNLTASAERGGERIIATVFGGRSTASRNAKVAELLDLGFRRAPSRVAVNRPSKPAYMGKIGPADNHSVPGGKGRTVRLASAAAVKKSLRPQRRPGEAVVADATPDVGNKKDIEKALLAAAETITEDATPPAAQGSATPTATPKARPKDLVLASVDSKVQTTPKAKEPAGDPVQKVVTRISTSGGRHWGINVGRYPSEYKARKVLLKTALNEMETLDGSLRKVVKRSTGFEANFMGMTRESADLACRRLQAKQITCFMIDPGA from the coding sequence ATGAGAACGCGGAGCAGGCAGCCCATCCGTTGGGGTCTGGTGGCTTTGGCCACCATATGGATGATGGTTATCGTACCGCTAAGCGCGGTCGCGGCCCCCTACGCAGCTTTGGTGATGGACGCACGATCCGGCGAGGTGCTTCATTCGCGCAACGCCGACACCCGCCTTCACCCGGCATCGCTGACCAAGATGATGACCCTCTACGTGGTCTTCGAGGCGGTCGAGAACGGCGAGATCACCCTCGACACACCCGTGCGCATTTCAAAACATGCGGCCAGCGAGCCGCCGTCGAAACTCGGCCTGCGCTCGGGCTCGACGATCAAGCTGCGCTATCTCATCCGCGCCGCCGCGGTCAAATCTGCCAACGACGCCGCCACCGCTTTGGGCGAGGCGATCGAAGGTTCCGAGGCCGCCTTCGCCCGGCGCATGAACCGCACCGCCAAGTCGCTCGGCATGACGCGCACGACCTTCAAGAACGCCCACGGCCTGACCGAAAAGGGCCACCTGTCGACGGCCCGCGACATGACCCTGCTGGGCCGGCACCTGTTCTACGACTACCCGGAATACTACAACCTCTTCTCCCGAGTGACCGCCAATGCGGGCATCAAGAAGGTCTATCACACCAACCGCCGCCTGCTGCGCGACTACAGCGGCGCCGACGGCATCAAGACCGGCTACACCCGTGCCGCGGGCTTCAACCTCACGGCCAGCGCGGAACGTGGCGGCGAGCGCATCATCGCCACCGTCTTCGGCGGCCGCTCCACCGCGTCGCGCAACGCCAAGGTGGCCGAACTGCTGGACCTCGGCTTCCGCCGCGCCCCCAGCCGCGTCGCCGTGAACCGCCCCTCGAAACCCGCCTACATGGGCAAGATCGGCCCCGCCGACAATCACTCCGTCCCCGGCGGCAAGGGCCGCACCGTGCGCCTCGCCTCCGCCGCCGCGGTCAAGAAATCCCTCCGCCCGCAGCGCCGCCCCGGCGAGGCTGTTGTGGCCGACGCCACACCCGATGTGGGCAACAAGAAAGACATCGAAAAGGCGCTGCTGGCCGCAGCCGAGACCATCACCGAGGACGCCACGCCGCCCGCCGCCCAAGGCAGCGCCACGCCCACGGCGACGCCCAAGGCCCGGCCCAAGGACCTCGTTCTGGCGAGCGTCGACTCCAAGGTACAGACCACGCCCAAGGCCAAGGAGCCCGCTGGCGACCCTGTGCAAAAGGTCGTCACCCGGATCTCCACCTCCGGCGGCCGCCACTGGGGCATCAATGTCGGCCGTTATCCTTCGGAATACAAGGCCCGCAAGGTCCTGCTGAAAACCGCCCTGAACGAGATGGAGACGCTCGACGGTTCGCTCCGCAAGGTGGTCAAGCGCTCCACCGGGTTCGAGGCGAATTTCATGGGTATGACCCGCGAAAGCGCCGACCTCGCCTGCCGCCGCCTGCAGGCCAAGCAGATCACCTGTTTCATGATCGACCCCGGCGCTTAA
- a CDS encoding cytochrome c oxidase accessory protein CcoG, translating into MSSTSDSPETPQSLYAAREPVFPKRVSGWFRNFKWILMIFTLGIYYVTPWIRWDRGPSLPDQAVLVDMANRRFFFFWIEIWPHEFYFVAGLLVMAGLGLFLFTSALGRVWCGYACPQTVWTDLFILVERWVEGDRNARLRLHRQKKLDARKLRLRLTKWALWLLIAVATGGAWVFYFTDAPTLLVDLFTLNAHPIAYTTIAILTATTFFFGGFAREQICIYACPWPRIQAAMMDEDTLTIGYRYWRGEPRGKGNVRRRQTEDAVKAEAASHAAGGTAGGSYARTPVPNNESDMVPDAAAAAKGPGDCIDCMACVNVCPMGIDIRDGQQMECITCGLCIDACDDIMAKIGKPRGLIDYMALTDEEREREGKPPKPVMKHILRPRTIMYTSLWSLVGAGLLFALFIRADIDLTVAPVRNPTFVTLSDGSIRNTYEVRLRNKHGEARPMRISAKGDPAIRVQLEGTPYETVEVPANETYLQRVYLIAPPGSDAAQSDATDVRLWVEDISNGDRAHKDTVFNGRGE; encoded by the coding sequence GTGTCCTCTACATCTGATTCTCCCGAGACCCCGCAGAGCCTTTACGCCGCGCGGGAGCCTGTCTTTCCCAAACGCGTGAGCGGCTGGTTCCGCAATTTCAAGTGGATCCTGATGATCTTTACGCTGGGGATCTATTACGTCACGCCGTGGATCCGATGGGACCGGGGGCCGTCGCTGCCCGACCAGGCGGTGCTGGTGGACATGGCGAACCGGCGGTTCTTTTTCTTCTGGATCGAGATCTGGCCGCACGAATTCTATTTCGTGGCCGGATTGCTGGTGATGGCGGGGCTGGGATTGTTCCTGTTCACCTCGGCGCTGGGGCGGGTGTGGTGCGGCTATGCCTGCCCGCAGACGGTGTGGACGGACCTGTTCATCCTGGTGGAACGCTGGGTCGAGGGGGATCGCAACGCGCGGCTGCGGCTGCACCGGCAAAAGAAACTGGATGCCCGCAAGCTGCGGCTGCGGCTGACCAAGTGGGCGCTGTGGCTGCTGATCGCGGTGGCCACTGGGGGCGCGTGGGTGTTCTATTTCACCGATGCGCCGACGCTGCTGGTGGATCTGTTCACGCTGAACGCGCATCCCATCGCCTATACGACCATTGCGATCCTGACCGCCACGACGTTCTTTTTCGGCGGGTTCGCGCGTGAGCAGATTTGCATCTATGCCTGCCCGTGGCCGCGTATCCAGGCGGCGATGATGGACGAGGACACGCTGACCATCGGCTACCGGTACTGGCGGGGCGAGCCGAGGGGCAAGGGCAACGTGCGGCGGCGGCAGACCGAGGATGCGGTCAAGGCCGAGGCGGCCTCGCACGCGGCCGGGGGGACGGCGGGCGGCAGCTATGCCCGAACGCCGGTGCCGAACAACGAGAGCGACATGGTGCCCGATGCCGCGGCGGCGGCGAAGGGGCCGGGCGACTGCATCGACTGCATGGCCTGCGTGAATGTCTGCCCGATGGGGATCGACATCCGCGACGGGCAGCAGATGGAGTGCATCACCTGCGGCCTGTGCATCGACGCCTGCGACGACATCATGGCCAAGATCGGCAAGCCGCGCGGCCTGATCGACTACATGGCGCTGACCGACGAGGAGCGCGAGCGCGAGGGCAAGCCGCCCAAGCCGGTGATGAAGCATATCCTGCGCCCCCGCACGATCATGTATACCTCGTTGTGGTCGCTGGTGGGGGCGGGGCTGCTGTTTGCGCTGTTCATCCGCGCGGATATCGACCTGACGGTGGCGCCGGTGCGCAACCCGACCTTCGTCACGTTGTCGGACGGGTCGATCCGCAACACCTACGAGGTGCGGCTGCGCAACAAGCATGGCGAGGCGCGGCCCATGCGGATTTCGGCCAAGGGCGACCCGGCCATTCGCGTGCAGCTTGAAGGAACCCCCTATGAAACGGTAGAGGTGCCCGCCAACGAGACCTATTTGCAGCGCGTCTACCTGATTGCGCCGCCGGGATCGGACGCGGCGCAGAGCGATGCGACGGACGTGCGCCTGTGGGTCGAAGATATCTCGAACGGGGACCGCGCCCACAAGGACACGGTGTTCAACGGGAGGGGCGAATGA
- a CDS encoding TrkA family potassium uptake protein, with translation MSHRSFAVIGLGNFGSTVATELERFGNHVIGVDIDETRVSRHADKLGEAIILDARDDEALKEAGLGEVDMALVAVGDNLESSILAAVNLRQVGAGAVWAKATSRTHHRILSRIGVDRVIHPEVEIGQRIAQVMHNPLVRDYVGLGNGFFVVNLKVPEEVEDKKLSELGHADKFELRCLGVMRGTKFIGRDGDDCTLKTDDLLLMLGERNNLRDFSASL, from the coding sequence ATGTCACATCGCAGTTTCGCCGTGATCGGCCTTGGGAATTTCGGCAGCACGGTGGCGACCGAGCTGGAACGGTTCGGGAATCACGTGATCGGCGTGGATATCGACGAGACCCGCGTCAGCCGCCATGCTGATAAGCTGGGTGAGGCGATCATCCTAGACGCGCGCGACGACGAGGCGCTGAAGGAAGCGGGCCTGGGCGAGGTCGACATGGCGCTGGTGGCGGTGGGCGACAATCTGGAGTCGAGTATCCTGGCGGCGGTGAATCTGCGGCAGGTGGGCGCGGGCGCGGTCTGGGCCAAGGCCACCAGCCGGACGCATCACCGCATCCTGTCGCGGATCGGCGTGGATCGGGTGATTCACCCCGAGGTGGAAATAGGCCAGCGGATCGCGCAGGTGATGCACAACCCGCTGGTGCGCGATTACGTAGGGCTGGGCAACGGGTTCTTCGTGGTGAACCTGAAGGTGCCCGAGGAGGTGGAGGACAAGAAACTGTCCGAGCTGGGCCATGCGGACAAATTCGAGTTGCGCTGCCTTGGGGTGATGCGCGGGACGAAGTTTATCGGCCGCGACGGGGACGATTGCACGCTGAAGACCGACGACCTGCTGCTGATGCTGGGAGAACGCAACAACCTGCGCGACTTCTCCGCGAGCCTCTGA